TTTCGACGTTTTCGCTCTGGGTACTGCCATATATTTAACCTCGCTATATAATTTGTTATGAATATAACAGATTAAGAATACAACATTTTCCCTTAGCCTGTCAATGCATTATAACATTTTTTAAAGTTTTGTCAAATATAAAATCACATTTTTTGTAAAAATGTCATAAAAAAAATGAAATATTATTTGGAAAACTTACGTTCAAGCGCGCGCGCAACCGATTCCGGAACCATGGCCGACACGTCGCCGCCGAAAGAAGCCAGTTCCTTTATCGAACTCGATTTCAGCACGAAAAAGCGCGGTTCGGTCGGCATGAAAATGGTTTCAAGATCGGAAGCCAGCGCCTTGTTCATCAAGGATAAATCGAATTCGTACGAAAAATCACTCACGTTGCGAATCCCGCGCAGCAATACGCGCGCGCCGAGCGTTTTCGCATATTCGACGATCAGCGTATCGCACGTGTGCACGCTTACGTTGTCCCAATGGGCGGTAAGTTTTTGCAGCAGGGCAACGCGCTCTTCCGCCGAAAATAAATATCTTTTTTCTTTATTAACCGCAACGACGACGTGTATTTCACTGAAAATGGTACGGGCACGCTCGATTATATTCAGATGTCCGAACGTCGGCGGATCAAAAGATCCCGGAAAAACAG
This sequence is a window from Treponema brennaborense DSM 12168. Protein-coding genes within it:
- the coaD gene encoding pantetheine-phosphate adenylyltransferase yields the protein MITAVFPGSFDPPTFGHLNIIERARTIFSEIHVVVAVNKEKRYLFSAEERVALLQKLTAHWDNVSVHTCDTLIVEYAKTLGARVLLRGIRNVSDFSYEFDLSLMNKALASDLETIFMPTEPRFFVLKSSSIKELASFGGDVSAMVPESVARALERKFSK